Proteins encoded together in one Microbacterium sp. ABRD28 window:
- a CDS encoding ubiquinol-cytochrome c reductase cytochrome b subunit, translating to MTDGTQGTTDGKPLGGRFVGWAANYVDERTSVSGLVKELGRKIFPDHWSFMLGEIALWSFVVVLISGTFLTFFFDASMVETHYTGSWLPMRGIEMSAAMASTLEISFDIRGGLLVRQIHHWAALVFIAGIGVHMLRVFFTGAFRKPRELNWVIGFVLFVLAMGEGFTGYSLPDDVLSGNGLRIIDGMIKGIPLIGTWTSFLLFGGEFPGTAIVGRLYALHILLLPAILVALLVAHLMLMIINKHTQFAGPGRTNDNVVGYPMMPVYMSKMGGFFFITFGVIVLVASLFTINPIWNYGPYDPSPVSAGTQPDWYIGFADGMLRLIPPHLETVFLDRTWSWNIIIPITILGLFLVVVALYPFIEAWITGDKREHHIAQRPRNAATRTAIGAAGVTFYAVMWAAASSDLIATHFWLTMEGVIHTLQVALILGPIIAYFVTKRICIALQKKDREILLHGYESGRIVRLPGGEYIEVHQPVDEYERWKLIETDVYEPLVVRPNAKGRIPWHQNVRASISRWFFEDRLTPLTQTELDAALEHQHHTLDHVASEKDAELQGAHERAGVPDAPHVPIDDGNRSETAVRPSNVIVAEETRPPNRDKD from the coding sequence ATGACGGACGGAACCCAGGGCACGACCGACGGCAAGCCGCTGGGAGGCCGATTCGTCGGCTGGGCGGCCAACTACGTCGATGAGCGCACGAGCGTCTCCGGCCTCGTCAAAGAGCTGGGTCGCAAGATCTTCCCCGACCACTGGTCGTTCATGCTCGGTGAGATCGCGCTGTGGAGCTTCGTCGTCGTCCTCATCTCGGGGACGTTCCTGACGTTCTTCTTCGACGCGTCCATGGTCGAGACCCACTACACCGGGTCGTGGCTGCCGATGCGCGGCATCGAGATGTCGGCTGCCATGGCTTCGACGCTCGAGATCTCGTTCGATATCCGAGGCGGCCTCCTGGTCCGCCAGATCCACCACTGGGCTGCGCTGGTCTTCATCGCCGGCATCGGTGTGCACATGCTCCGCGTGTTCTTCACCGGCGCGTTCCGCAAGCCCCGCGAGCTCAACTGGGTCATCGGCTTCGTGCTGTTCGTCCTCGCGATGGGCGAGGGCTTCACGGGCTACTCGCTCCCCGACGACGTGCTGTCGGGCAACGGCCTCCGCATCATCGACGGAATGATCAAGGGCATCCCCCTGATCGGCACGTGGACCTCGTTCCTGCTCTTCGGCGGCGAGTTCCCGGGCACCGCCATCGTCGGTCGCCTCTACGCGCTGCACATCCTGCTGCTGCCCGCCATCCTGGTCGCGCTGCTCGTCGCGCACCTGATGCTGATGATCATCAACAAGCACACGCAGTTCGCCGGCCCTGGCCGCACGAACGACAACGTCGTGGGCTACCCGATGATGCCGGTCTACATGTCCAAGATGGGCGGCTTCTTCTTCATCACGTTCGGCGTGATCGTGCTGGTCGCGTCACTGTTCACGATCAACCCGATCTGGAACTACGGCCCGTACGACCCGTCGCCGGTGTCGGCGGGAACCCAGCCGGACTGGTACATCGGCTTCGCCGACGGGATGCTGCGTCTGATTCCGCCGCACCTGGAGACGGTCTTCCTCGACCGCACCTGGTCGTGGAACATCATCATCCCGATCACGATCCTCGGCCTCTTCCTCGTCGTGGTAGCCCTCTACCCCTTCATCGAAGCGTGGATCACGGGCGACAAGCGCGAGCACCACATCGCCCAGCGTCCCCGCAACGCGGCGACCCGCACCGCCATCGGCGCGGCCGGTGTCACCTTCTACGCGGTGATGTGGGCGGCAGCGTCCTCCGACCTGATCGCAACCCACTTCTGGCTCACCATGGAGGGTGTCATCCACACCCTGCAGGTCGCGCTCATCCTCGGCCCGATCATCGCCTACTTCGTCACCAAGCGCATCTGCATCGCGCTGCAGAAGAAGGACCGCGAGATCCTCCTTCACGGCTACGAGTCGGGCCGCATCGTGCGCCTCCCGGGCGGCGAGTACATCGAGGTCCACCAGCCGGTCGACGAGTACGAGCGCTGGAAGCTCATCGAGACCGACGTGTACGAGCCCCTCGTGGTGCGTCCGAACGCGAAGGGCCGCATCCCGTGGCACCAGAACGTGCGCGCGTCGATCTCTCGGTGGTTCTTCGAGGACCGCCTCACCCCGCTCACGCAGACGGAACTCGACGCGGCGCTGGAGCACCAGCACCACACGCTCGACCACGTCGCCAGCGAGAAGGAC
- a CDS encoding Rieske 2Fe-2S domain-containing protein has product MAHEDDALAHERASWQPSSGLAVAVKDPVKAPAPPPHRERMTDKDPAAMKRAVRTVYTLFYLSVAGSIAAIVAYFAFPIESGRLTDIRYNNLFIGLGIALALLAIGIAAIHWSKAIMADKEHVEPRHATRGKDTTRAAVVESFRTANEESGFGRRALIRNGLFAALVASILPGITLFRGLAPFNSTENPIAGNPVALLEHTMWGEGMRLALDPTGEPIRAADVTLGSAFHVIPEPLAELSHEEGYLEEKAKAIVLLMRLRPEDLPAETNRLDWTYDGIVAYSKVCTHVGCPVALYEQLTHHLLCPCHQSQFDVANGARVIFGPAARPLPQLPITVDDEGYLVAQSDFTEPVGPSFWERR; this is encoded by the coding sequence ATGGCACACGAGGACGACGCGCTCGCCCACGAGAGGGCTTCTTGGCAGCCCTCGAGCGGTCTTGCCGTGGCCGTCAAGGATCCGGTGAAAGCACCGGCCCCGCCGCCCCACCGCGAGCGGATGACGGACAAGGATCCCGCCGCGATGAAGCGGGCGGTCCGCACGGTCTACACCCTGTTCTACCTGTCGGTCGCCGGCAGCATCGCAGCGATCGTGGCGTACTTCGCGTTCCCGATCGAGAGTGGCCGCCTGACCGACATCCGGTACAACAACCTCTTCATCGGTCTGGGGATCGCCCTGGCGCTCCTTGCCATCGGCATCGCCGCCATCCACTGGTCCAAGGCGATCATGGCCGACAAGGAGCATGTCGAGCCCCGCCACGCCACCCGTGGCAAGGACACGACCCGAGCCGCGGTCGTGGAATCGTTCCGCACGGCGAACGAGGAGTCCGGCTTCGGCCGCCGCGCGCTGATCCGCAACGGCCTGTTCGCGGCGCTGGTCGCCTCGATCCTCCCGGGCATCACGCTGTTCCGCGGTCTCGCTCCGTTCAACTCGACCGAGAACCCGATCGCCGGAAACCCCGTCGCCCTTCTGGAGCACACCATGTGGGGGGAGGGCATGCGTCTCGCCCTCGATCCCACCGGTGAGCCCATCCGGGCCGCCGACGTCACGCTCGGCTCCGCCTTCCACGTCATCCCCGAACCCCTCGCCGAGCTGTCGCACGAAGAGGGCTACCTCGAGGAGAAGGCCAAGGCGATCGTCCTCCTCATGCGCCTGCGCCCCGAGGACCTCCCCGCCGAGACCAACCGTCTGGACTGGACCTACGACGGGATCGTGGCCTACTCCAAGGTCTGCACGCACGTCGGCTGCCCCGTCGCTCTTTACGAGCAGCTGACCCACCACCTGCTGTGCCCGTGCCACCAGTCGCAGTTCGACGTGGCCAACGGCGCACGGGTGATCTTCGGCCCGGCCGCTCGGCCGCTGCCGCAGCTACCGATCACGGTGGACGACGAGGGCTACCTCGTGGCCCAGAGTGACTTCACCGAACCCGTTGGCCCGAGCTTCTGGGAGCGCCGATGA